The following are from one region of the Leptospira perdikensis genome:
- a CDS encoding sterol desaturase family protein: MFENFTPPPIVTYVIPIFFLLIGIEVYIGYRKNKALYRLNDSIADLSTGIISQIWGLFQKGIGLFAYFYIYEHFRFFEFAMTNPWAWVLCIVGQDFCYYWSHRLAHEVNILWAGHVIHHHSEEYNLIVALRQPGLGGIISWIFYVPLALIGFHPWMYLASGQINLIYQFWVHTKAIGKIGKIGEYLLSTPSHHRVHHAINPIYIDKNHGGIFIIFDRMFGTFREETEPCVYGTVKPLRSFNPVYANVHYYWELIKQAVSAPYFLDKIKVFFKPPGWYPREGSKPSGFLPIPEVSPATFYKYDPKPQPEVRTYTTTWFVLVLLLSFAFLLFVAKFSLISQILVTVWVTLSLLSINALIEGKSWAGAMEIGRLLFGFLVIAYFDLSWAYYVIGIVCLLVAGIYLYRTNSQKAQAA; encoded by the coding sequence AAACGATTCCATTGCCGACTTAAGCACCGGAATCATTTCCCAAATCTGGGGTCTTTTCCAAAAGGGAATTGGACTTTTCGCTTATTTTTACATCTACGAACATTTCCGATTCTTTGAATTTGCGATGACCAACCCTTGGGCTTGGGTCCTTTGTATTGTCGGCCAAGACTTTTGTTATTACTGGTCCCACCGTTTGGCCCATGAAGTGAATATCCTTTGGGCAGGACATGTGATCCACCACCACAGTGAAGAATACAATTTGATTGTGGCTCTCCGCCAACCTGGACTTGGGGGAATTATCTCTTGGATTTTCTATGTTCCTTTGGCCCTTATCGGATTCCATCCTTGGATGTACCTTGCCAGCGGACAGATCAACCTTATCTACCAATTTTGGGTACATACCAAAGCGATAGGTAAAATCGGAAAGATTGGTGAATACTTACTTTCGACTCCTTCGCACCACCGCGTCCACCATGCGATCAACCCCATCTATATTGATAAAAACCATGGGGGAATCTTTATCATCTTTGACCGGATGTTTGGAACTTTCCGAGAAGAAACAGAACCTTGTGTTTATGGAACGGTAAAACCCCTTCGTAGTTTCAATCCTGTGTATGCGAATGTTCATTATTATTGGGAACTGATCAAACAAGCGGTAAGTGCTCCTTATTTCTTGGATAAAATTAAGGTGTTTTTCAAACCACCAGGTTGGTACCCAAGAGAAGGATCTAAACCGTCCGGATTTTTACCGATTCCAGAAGTCAGTCCCGCAACTTTCTATAAGTATGATCCCAAACCGCAGCCAGAAGTCAGAACCTATACAACCACTTGGTTTGTGCTTGTTCTCCTTTTGTCTTTTGCCTTCCTTCTTTTTGTGGCAAAATTCTCCCTTATCTCTCAAATCCTTGTGACTGTTTGGGTAACCCTTTCCTTACTTTCCATCAATGCCCTGATCGAAGGGAAATCTTGGGCGGGAGCGATGGAAATCGGGCGCCTTCTTTTTGGATTTCTGGTGATTGCCTACTTCGACCTGAGTTGGGCCTATTATGTGATCGGCATTGTTTGCCTTCTTGTCGCTGGTATCTACCTCTACCGGACAAACAGCCAGAAAGCCCAAGCTGCCTGA
- a CDS encoding M23 family metallopeptidase, which yields MKRNRSYYIILVLILFVVTYSAYAAYQKQKNGPVFLDNHVFQRYNEQWGLWVDLNAEKKSLLEKASEFGILAQEVMEINQLKETDLKHLKRSIFFPYSAEYMRGLQEKELFRETVESPIDQFIWPVLPNHKSRISSRIGRRWNTWHTGLDIAIPKNSIVLAAADGVVEEAGRGGDYGLAVKIYHHDMNHFHTVYGHNQELLVKPGDVVRKGQIIALSGNTGKSTGPHVHFEVRFHNVYLNPENFLTPYEEGVATSIVGFAD from the coding sequence ATGAAGCGAAACCGCAGTTACTATATCATTCTGGTCTTAATCCTATTCGTAGTGACCTACTCCGCTTATGCGGCCTACCAGAAACAAAAAAATGGTCCTGTTTTTTTGGACAACCATGTCTTCCAGCGTTACAATGAACAATGGGGTCTCTGGGTGGATCTAAATGCCGAAAAAAAGAGCCTCCTTGAGAAGGCATCAGAGTTTGGAATCCTTGCCCAAGAGGTAATGGAGATCAACCAACTGAAAGAAACCGATCTCAAACATCTGAAGCGTTCCATTTTCTTTCCTTATTCTGCCGAATACATGCGGGGACTCCAAGAAAAGGAACTCTTTCGCGAAACGGTAGAATCACCTATCGACCAATTCATCTGGCCTGTACTTCCCAATCACAAATCTCGCATTTCTTCACGGATTGGAAGACGTTGGAATACCTGGCACACAGGTCTCGACATCGCCATTCCGAAAAATTCAATCGTTCTTGCCGCTGCAGATGGAGTGGTCGAAGAAGCGGGTCGCGGTGGAGATTATGGCCTCGCGGTCAAAATTTATCACCACGACATGAACCACTTTCATACGGTTTACGGACACAACCAAGAGTTACTCGTAAAACCAGGGGATGTGGTTCGTAAGGGACAAATCATTGCTCTCTCTGGAAATACAGGAAAGTCGACTGGTCCCCATGTCCATTTCGAAGTCCGATTTCATAATGTGTATTTAAATCCTGAAAACTTTCTCACTCCCTACGAAGAAGGAGTTGCCACAAGCATCGTCGGATTTGCAGACTAA